In Mytilus trossulus isolate FHL-02 chromosome 6, PNRI_Mtr1.1.1.hap1, whole genome shotgun sequence, a single window of DNA contains:
- the LOC134720577 gene encoding enoyl-CoA delta isomerase 2-like isoform X2, with protein sequence MPTRGFQRTRPVLGAMDAEFEKAKVQLNTLKNEPGNDVKLTIYALFKQATIGKCNVKKPGMMDFVGKAKWDAWNNLSDMTQDEAQKAYIDLVHKLAGDESQSKAAAPSTETAGKYETVAVTLNDGIFKITLNRPAKKNAINYKMYEEVGLALSEAANDKNCTLAVLTGAGDYYCSGNDLSNFMNIPADGIGAMAKQGGDILEKFVNAFIDFPKPLIGLINGPAVGVSVTVLGLFDVVYASDKATFHTPFSQLGQSPEGCSSYVFPKLMGTAKASEMLLFNKKITAQEACDRNLVSEVFPNDVFQKETEARVQQYAKLPKISLQKCKLVSRELEKEKLYQVNKHECVILMERWQSDECMNAIMGFFSSKGSKL encoded by the exons ATGCCAACAAGAGGATTTCAAAGAACAAGGCCAGTCCTAGGGGCTATGGATGCAGAGTTTGAGAAAGCAAAAGTTCAATTGAACACTCTGAAGAATGAACCTGGCAATGATGtaaaactaacaatttatgcTTTATTTAAACAG gcAACAATAGGAAAGTGTAATGTTAAAAAACCAGGCATGATGGACTTCGTTGGTAAAGCTAAATGGGATGCATGGAACAATCTCAGTGATATGACACAG GATGAAGCACAGAAGGCCTATATAGATTTAGTACATAAATTGGCAGGAGATGAGAGTCAATCTAAAGCAGCAGCCCCTTCTACAGAAACAGCTGGAAAGTATGAAACTGTTGCTGTTACATTGAATGATGGTATCTTTAAAATAACACTAAATAGACCAGCAAAGAAAAATGCCATTAATTATAAG ATGTATGAAGAAGTAGGCCTGGCATTATCTGAAGCAGCGAATGACAAGAACTGTACATTAGCTGTTTTGACAG GTGCCGGTGATTATTATTGTAGCGGTAATGATTTGAGTAACTTCATGAATATCCCAGCAGATGGAATTGGAGCTATGGCCAAGCAAGGAGGAGACATATTGGA gAAATTTGTGAATGCCTTTATAGATTTCCCTAAGCCATTAATTGGACTTATCAATGGCCCAGCCGTTGGTGTTTCTGTTACTGTCTTGGGACTTTTTGATGTTGTTTATGCTTCAGATAAG GCCACATTTCACACTCCATTCTCACAGCTAGGACAATCACCAGAGGGCTGTTCATCCTATGTATTCCCAAAGTTAATGGGAACAGCTAAG GCTAGTGAAATGTTATTATTCAACAAGAAGATTACTGCTCAGGAGGCGTGTGATAGAAATCTTGTGAGTGAAGTCTTCCCTAATGATGTATTCCAGAAAGAAACAGAAGCAAGAGTACAGCAGTATGCAAAGCTGCCAAAGATA agtttacaaaaatgtaaattagtGTCGCGAGAACTGGAGAAGGAGAAATTATATCAAGTGAACAAACACGAATGTGTTATACTAATGGAACGGTGGCAGTCAGATGAATGTATGAATGCTATAATGGGATTCTTCTCAAGTAAAGGCTCCAAACTGTGA
- the LOC134720577 gene encoding enoyl-CoA delta isomerase 2-like isoform X1 — MVDRWRICLKMAASIRRTFQNHIFTFKNVHFMPTRGFQRTRPVLGAMDAEFEKAKVQLNTLKNEPGNDVKLTIYALFKQATIGKCNVKKPGMMDFVGKAKWDAWNNLSDMTQDEAQKAYIDLVHKLAGDESQSKAAAPSTETAGKYETVAVTLNDGIFKITLNRPAKKNAINYKMYEEVGLALSEAANDKNCTLAVLTGAGDYYCSGNDLSNFMNIPADGIGAMAKQGGDILEKFVNAFIDFPKPLIGLINGPAVGVSVTVLGLFDVVYASDKATFHTPFSQLGQSPEGCSSYVFPKLMGTAKASEMLLFNKKITAQEACDRNLVSEVFPNDVFQKETEARVQQYAKLPKISLQKCKLVSRELEKEKLYQVNKHECVILMERWQSDECMNAIMGFFSSKGSKL, encoded by the exons TGTACATTTTATGCCAACAAGAGGATTTCAAAGAACAAGGCCAGTCCTAGGGGCTATGGATGCAGAGTTTGAGAAAGCAAAAGTTCAATTGAACACTCTGAAGAATGAACCTGGCAATGATGtaaaactaacaatttatgcTTTATTTAAACAG gcAACAATAGGAAAGTGTAATGTTAAAAAACCAGGCATGATGGACTTCGTTGGTAAAGCTAAATGGGATGCATGGAACAATCTCAGTGATATGACACAG GATGAAGCACAGAAGGCCTATATAGATTTAGTACATAAATTGGCAGGAGATGAGAGTCAATCTAAAGCAGCAGCCCCTTCTACAGAAACAGCTGGAAAGTATGAAACTGTTGCTGTTACATTGAATGATGGTATCTTTAAAATAACACTAAATAGACCAGCAAAGAAAAATGCCATTAATTATAAG ATGTATGAAGAAGTAGGCCTGGCATTATCTGAAGCAGCGAATGACAAGAACTGTACATTAGCTGTTTTGACAG GTGCCGGTGATTATTATTGTAGCGGTAATGATTTGAGTAACTTCATGAATATCCCAGCAGATGGAATTGGAGCTATGGCCAAGCAAGGAGGAGACATATTGGA gAAATTTGTGAATGCCTTTATAGATTTCCCTAAGCCATTAATTGGACTTATCAATGGCCCAGCCGTTGGTGTTTCTGTTACTGTCTTGGGACTTTTTGATGTTGTTTATGCTTCAGATAAG GCCACATTTCACACTCCATTCTCACAGCTAGGACAATCACCAGAGGGCTGTTCATCCTATGTATTCCCAAAGTTAATGGGAACAGCTAAG GCTAGTGAAATGTTATTATTCAACAAGAAGATTACTGCTCAGGAGGCGTGTGATAGAAATCTTGTGAGTGAAGTCTTCCCTAATGATGTATTCCAGAAAGAAACAGAAGCAAGAGTACAGCAGTATGCAAAGCTGCCAAAGATA agtttacaaaaatgtaaattagtGTCGCGAGAACTGGAGAAGGAGAAATTATATCAAGTGAACAAACACGAATGTGTTATACTAATGGAACGGTGGCAGTCAGATGAATGTATGAATGCTATAATGGGATTCTTCTCAAGTAAAGGCTCCAAACTGTGA
- the LOC134720577 gene encoding enoyl-CoA delta isomerase 2-like isoform X3 — translation MMDFVGKAKWDAWNNLSDMTQDEAQKAYIDLVHKLAGDESQSKAAAPSTETAGKYETVAVTLNDGIFKITLNRPAKKNAINYKMYEEVGLALSEAANDKNCTLAVLTGAGDYYCSGNDLSNFMNIPADGIGAMAKQGGDILEKFVNAFIDFPKPLIGLINGPAVGVSVTVLGLFDVVYASDKATFHTPFSQLGQSPEGCSSYVFPKLMGTAKASEMLLFNKKITAQEACDRNLVSEVFPNDVFQKETEARVQQYAKLPKISLQKCKLVSRELEKEKLYQVNKHECVILMERWQSDECMNAIMGFFSSKGSKL, via the exons ATGATGGACTTCGTTGGTAAAGCTAAATGGGATGCATGGAACAATCTCAGTGATATGACACAG GATGAAGCACAGAAGGCCTATATAGATTTAGTACATAAATTGGCAGGAGATGAGAGTCAATCTAAAGCAGCAGCCCCTTCTACAGAAACAGCTGGAAAGTATGAAACTGTTGCTGTTACATTGAATGATGGTATCTTTAAAATAACACTAAATAGACCAGCAAAGAAAAATGCCATTAATTATAAG ATGTATGAAGAAGTAGGCCTGGCATTATCTGAAGCAGCGAATGACAAGAACTGTACATTAGCTGTTTTGACAG GTGCCGGTGATTATTATTGTAGCGGTAATGATTTGAGTAACTTCATGAATATCCCAGCAGATGGAATTGGAGCTATGGCCAAGCAAGGAGGAGACATATTGGA gAAATTTGTGAATGCCTTTATAGATTTCCCTAAGCCATTAATTGGACTTATCAATGGCCCAGCCGTTGGTGTTTCTGTTACTGTCTTGGGACTTTTTGATGTTGTTTATGCTTCAGATAAG GCCACATTTCACACTCCATTCTCACAGCTAGGACAATCACCAGAGGGCTGTTCATCCTATGTATTCCCAAAGTTAATGGGAACAGCTAAG GCTAGTGAAATGTTATTATTCAACAAGAAGATTACTGCTCAGGAGGCGTGTGATAGAAATCTTGTGAGTGAAGTCTTCCCTAATGATGTATTCCAGAAAGAAACAGAAGCAAGAGTACAGCAGTATGCAAAGCTGCCAAAGATA agtttacaaaaatgtaaattagtGTCGCGAGAACTGGAGAAGGAGAAATTATATCAAGTGAACAAACACGAATGTGTTATACTAATGGAACGGTGGCAGTCAGATGAATGTATGAATGCTATAATGGGATTCTTCTCAAGTAAAGGCTCCAAACTGTGA